A part of Winslowiella toletana genomic DNA contains:
- a CDS encoding ABC transporter substrate-binding protein: MQYLWSRVAVLLTALALAHNALAAPFVVEDVSGRKVEIKSEVKRIILGEGRQIYLLAAFDTDAPFKRVVGWRDDLPKADFDSYQIYVAKYPQITQLPTFGGAKDGTFNVEQALTLKPDLVLMNLESKAATDESKLIEKLASVGIPVVFIDFREKPFENAEKSIRIMGQLVNKPERAQQIIDFRQQQIDLVINRLKAYKGPRPKVMIDRAGGYTEECCMSFGDENFGRMVEVAGGDNIAKDLIPGTFGTLNPEQIIAARPDVVVVTGANWKNYNTANGWVGVGPGADQQVAIQRLQALMARSAFKTLPVATNGHAHAIWHQFYDSPYQFVAIQQLAKWMHPDLFNDLDPDKTFREFHQRFLPIDYQPGYWVTLPAAY, translated from the coding sequence ATGCAATACCTGTGGAGTCGCGTCGCGGTGTTACTGACCGCACTGGCGCTGGCGCATAATGCGCTGGCTGCTCCCTTTGTGGTCGAAGATGTCAGTGGCCGTAAAGTCGAAATCAAATCCGAAGTAAAACGTATTATTTTAGGTGAAGGACGGCAGATCTATCTGCTGGCGGCTTTTGACACCGATGCGCCGTTCAAACGCGTGGTCGGCTGGCGCGACGATCTGCCTAAAGCGGATTTTGACAGCTACCAGATCTATGTAGCGAAATATCCGCAGATCACTCAATTACCGACCTTTGGCGGCGCCAAAGATGGCACCTTTAATGTCGAGCAGGCACTGACCCTGAAGCCGGATCTGGTGCTGATGAACCTGGAATCCAAAGCCGCTACCGACGAATCGAAATTAATCGAAAAGCTGGCCAGCGTCGGTATACCGGTGGTGTTTATTGATTTCCGCGAAAAGCCGTTTGAAAATGCGGAAAAGAGCATCCGGATTATGGGTCAGCTGGTGAATAAACCCGAACGCGCTCAGCAGATTATTGATTTCCGTCAGCAGCAGATCGATCTGGTGATCAACCGTCTGAAAGCGTACAAAGGCCCGCGGCCAAAAGTGATGATCGACCGCGCCGGTGGTTACACCGAAGAGTGCTGCATGTCATTTGGCGATGAAAACTTTGGTCGCATGGTGGAAGTGGCTGGCGGTGACAATATTGCTAAGGATTTGATCCCCGGCACTTTTGGCACCCTGAATCCGGAGCAGATTATCGCCGCGCGTCCTGATGTGGTGGTGGTGACCGGTGCGAACTGGAAAAACTATAACACCGCCAATGGCTGGGTTGGCGTGGGGCCGGGGGCGGATCAACAAGTCGCTATCCAGCGCTTACAGGCATTGATGGCGCGTTCGGCGTTTAAAACCCTGCCGGTGGCGACCAACGGTCACGCCCATGCCATCTGGCATCAGTTTTATGACAGCCCGTATCAGTTTGTCGCCATCCAGCAATTAGCCAAGTGGATGCATCCTGATCTGTTTAACGATCTCGATCCGGACAAGACATTCCGTGAGTTCCATCAGCGCTTTCTGCCAATCGATTATCAGCCTGGTTATTGGGTAACGCTACCGGCGGCGTACTAA
- the lpxD gene encoding UDP-3-O-(3-hydroxymyristoyl)glucosamine N-acyltransferase, with protein MSSIRLADLAQQLDAELHGDGDIVISGIASMQSSQNGQITFLSNSRYREQLATCQASAVVLTEADLEWCQSAALIVKNPYLTYARMAQLLDTTPQPASNIAPSAVIDASAKLGKNVSVGANAVIESGVELGDNVVIGAGCFVGKDTHIGAGSRLWANVSVYHEVRIGEQCLIQSGTVIGADGFGYANDRGNWVKIPQLGTVVIGDRVEIGACTTIDRGALDNTQIGNGVIIDNQCQIAHNVVIGDNTAVAGGVIMAGSLTIGRYCMIGGASVINGHMEICDKVTVTGMGMVMRPITEPGVYSSGIPLQPNKTWRKTAALVMNIDELSKRLKHIERKVGKD; from the coding sequence ATGTCTTCAATTCGACTGGCTGATTTAGCCCAGCAGTTGGATGCAGAATTGCACGGAGATGGCGATATCGTCATCTCCGGCATTGCTTCTATGCAATCCTCCCAAAACGGTCAGATCACTTTTTTATCTAACAGTCGCTACCGCGAGCAGCTCGCAACCTGCCAGGCTTCAGCCGTGGTGCTGACGGAAGCGGATCTGGAGTGGTGCCAGAGCGCTGCGCTGATCGTTAAAAACCCTTATCTGACCTATGCGCGTATGGCGCAACTGTTGGATACCACTCCACAACCGGCCAGCAATATCGCACCCAGCGCGGTGATTGATGCCAGCGCTAAACTCGGTAAAAATGTTTCAGTCGGCGCCAATGCGGTGATCGAATCTGGCGTTGAACTGGGTGATAACGTGGTAATTGGCGCCGGTTGTTTTGTTGGTAAAGATACTCATATCGGCGCCGGTTCCCGTCTTTGGGCCAATGTTTCGGTTTACCATGAAGTGCGCATCGGTGAGCAATGTCTGATTCAGTCAGGCACGGTGATCGGCGCAGATGGCTTCGGTTATGCTAACGATCGCGGCAATTGGGTGAAGATTCCGCAGCTTGGCACCGTGGTGATTGGCGACCGGGTTGAAATTGGCGCTTGTACCACGATTGACCGTGGCGCGCTGGATAACACTCAAATCGGCAATGGTGTTATCATTGATAACCAGTGTCAGATTGCACATAACGTTGTGATTGGCGACAATACCGCTGTTGCGGGTGGCGTGATCATGGCGGGCAGCCTGACGATTGGTCGCTACTGTATGATTGGCGGCGCCAGCGTAATTAATGGTCACATGGAGATTTGTGACAAAGTTACGGTGACCGGAATGGGAATGGTGATGAGACCAATTACCGAACCTGGGGTATACTCTTCCGGAATTCCGCTGCAACCCAACAAAACCTGGCGTAAAACTGCAGCGTTGGTGATGAATATTGATGAGTTAAGCAAACGCTTAAAGCACATCGAGCGCAAAGTCGGCAAAGACTAA
- the rnhB gene encoding ribonuclease HII has protein sequence MSNFIYPPLASCIAGVDEVGRGPLVGAVVTAAVILDPAKPIIGLADSKKLSEKRRLALYDQIKANALAWSVGRAEPEEIDQLNILHATMLAMQRAVAGLAVLPDYVLIDGNRCPALPMPSLAVVKGDSLVAEISAASIIAKVTRDREMAELDKEFPQYGFAQHKGYPTAFHLAQLTQHGATAHHRRSFAPVRNALLDAEVSNAREPKAAPLQIL, from the coding sequence ATGTCTAATTTTATCTATCCACCGCTGGCAAGCTGTATTGCCGGCGTTGATGAAGTGGGTCGCGGGCCGCTGGTGGGCGCGGTCGTCACTGCCGCGGTGATCCTCGATCCGGCCAAACCGATTATCGGTTTGGCCGATTCGAAAAAACTGTCAGAAAAACGCCGTCTGGCGCTGTATGATCAGATCAAAGCCAATGCGCTGGCCTGGAGTGTCGGGCGCGCCGAGCCGGAAGAGATCGATCAGCTCAATATCCTGCATGCCACTATGCTGGCGATGCAGCGCGCGGTGGCGGGACTCGCTGTACTGCCGGATTATGTGCTGATTGACGGTAATCGCTGCCCGGCATTGCCGATGCCATCGCTGGCGGTGGTAAAAGGCGATAGTCTGGTGGCGGAGATCAGTGCGGCTTCTATTATTGCCAAGGTGACGCGCGATCGCGAAATGGCCGAGCTGGATAAAGAGTTTCCACAGTATGGTTTTGCCCAGCATAAAGGTTATCCGACCGCATTCCATCTGGCGCAACTGACGCAGCATGGCGCTACGGCACATCATCGCCGCAGTTTCGCCCCGGTGCGTAACGCGTTACTGGATGCGGAAGTCAGCAATGCACGGGAGCCGAAAGCGGCTCCCCTACAAATCCTGTAG
- the accA gene encoding acetyl-CoA carboxylase carboxyl transferase subunit alpha, with amino-acid sequence MSLNYLDFEQPIAELEAKIDSLTAVSRQDEKLDINLDEEVQRLREKSVELTRKIFSDLGAWQIAQLARHPLRPYTLDYVRNVFTDFDELAGDRAYADDKAIVGGIARLDGRPVMIIGHQKGRETKEKIRRNFGMPAPEGYRKALRLMEMAERFRMPLLTFIDTPGAYPGVGAEERGQSEAIARNLREMSGLKIPVICTVIGEGGSGGALAIGVGDKVNMLQYSTYSVISPEGCASILWKSAEKAPLAAEAMGIIAPRLKELKLIDTVIPEPLGSAHRDPLKMAENLKAQLLADLADLDVLNTEELLNRRYQRLMNYGYA; translated from the coding sequence ATGAGTCTTAATTACCTGGATTTCGAACAGCCAATCGCAGAACTGGAAGCGAAGATTGATTCGCTTACTGCGGTTAGCCGTCAGGATGAAAAACTGGATATTAATCTGGATGAAGAAGTGCAGCGTCTGCGTGAGAAAAGCGTTGAACTGACACGTAAAATCTTCTCAGATTTGGGGGCATGGCAGATTGCGCAGTTAGCGCGTCATCCGCTGCGTCCATACACGCTGGACTATGTCCGTAACGTGTTTACCGACTTTGATGAGTTAGCTGGCGATCGTGCTTACGCAGATGATAAAGCGATTGTGGGTGGTATTGCTCGTCTGGACGGTCGTCCGGTGATGATCATTGGTCATCAGAAAGGCCGCGAAACCAAAGAGAAAATTCGTCGCAACTTCGGTATGCCGGCGCCAGAAGGCTATCGCAAAGCGCTGCGCCTGATGGAAATGGCCGAGCGTTTCAGGATGCCACTGCTGACCTTTATCGACACTCCGGGTGCCTACCCAGGCGTCGGTGCGGAAGAGCGTGGACAGTCTGAAGCGATTGCCCGTAACCTGCGTGAAATGTCAGGCCTGAAAATTCCGGTTATCTGCACCGTTATTGGTGAAGGTGGTTCCGGTGGCGCACTGGCAATTGGCGTTGGCGACAAAGTGAATATGCTGCAGTACAGCACCTATTCGGTGATTTCACCGGAGGGTTGTGCGTCAATTCTGTGGAAAAGCGCTGAAAAAGCGCCGCTGGCCGCTGAAGCGATGGGCATTATTGCACCACGTCTGAAAGAGCTGAAGCTGATCGATACGGTGATCCCGGAGCCGCTGGGTTCAGCGCACCGTGATCCACTCAAGATGGCTGAGAATTTAAAAGCTCAGCTGCTGGCCGATCTGGCCGATCTTGATGTGCTGAACACCGAGGAGCTGCTTAACCGTCGTTATCAGCGCCTGATGAATTACGGTTACGCATAA
- the fabZ gene encoding 3-hydroxyacyl-ACP dehydratase FabZ, producing the protein MTTETHTLKIEEILELLPHRYPFLLVDRVLDFEEHKYLRAVKNVTVNEPFFQGHFPGKPIFPGVLILEAMAQATGILAFKSVGKLEPGELYYFAGIDEARFKRPVVPGDQMIMEVTFEKTRRGLTRFKGVATVDGKIVCEATMMCARSREA; encoded by the coding sequence TTGACTACTGAAACTCATACTCTGAAGATTGAAGAGATTTTAGAGCTACTGCCGCACCGTTACCCATTTTTGCTGGTAGATCGCGTTCTTGATTTTGAAGAGCATAAATATCTGCGTGCAGTGAAAAACGTAACGGTCAATGAACCGTTTTTCCAGGGGCACTTCCCTGGTAAGCCGATTTTTCCAGGCGTCCTGATTCTGGAAGCGATGGCGCAAGCCACCGGTATTCTGGCGTTTAAAAGCGTGGGTAAACTGGAACCGGGCGAGCTGTACTATTTTGCTGGTATTGATGAAGCGCGCTTTAAGCGTCCTGTCGTACCTGGCGACCAGATGATTATGGAAGTCACATTTGAGAAAACCCGTCGTGGCCTGACACGCTTTAAAGGCGTGGCAACTGTTGACGGTAAAATTGTCTGCGAAGCTACCATGATGTGTGCCCGCAGCCGGGAGGCTTAA
- the lpxB gene encoding lipid-A-disaccharide synthase, protein MLKRPLTIALVAGETSGDILGAGLIRALKAKHPDAHFVGVAGPLMQAEGCEAWYEMEELAVMGIVEVLERLPRLLKIRRDLTRRFSELRPDVFVGIDAPDFNITLEGRLKQRGIRTIHYVSPSVWAWRQKRVFKIGRSTDLVLAFLPFEKAFYDRFNVPCRFIGHTMADAMPLQPDKLTARQTLEIDENARCLALLPGSRGAEVEMLSADFLKTALLLREKWPELEIVVPLVNAKRREQFERIKAEVAPDLPMHLLDGHGREAMVASDAALLASGTAALECMLAKCPMVVGYRMKPFTFWLAERLVKTDYVSLPNLLAGRELVKELLQSECQPALLAAALEPLLSGGKARDALLATFHELHHQIRWNADEQAAEAVLELANV, encoded by the coding sequence ATGCTAAAGCGTCCTTTAACGATTGCCCTGGTCGCCGGAGAAACCTCCGGCGATATTCTTGGTGCAGGTTTGATTCGCGCCCTGAAAGCGAAGCACCCTGATGCGCACTTTGTTGGTGTTGCAGGGCCGCTGATGCAGGCGGAAGGTTGTGAAGCCTGGTATGAGATGGAAGAGCTGGCGGTAATGGGCATCGTTGAGGTGCTTGAACGTCTGCCACGCTTGCTGAAGATCCGTCGCGATCTGACCCGTCGTTTTAGCGAACTGCGACCGGATGTTTTTGTTGGCATCGATGCGCCAGACTTTAACATCACCCTTGAAGGACGTTTAAAACAGCGCGGTATTCGCACTATTCATTACGTCAGCCCGTCAGTCTGGGCATGGCGACAAAAACGTGTTTTCAAAATTGGCAGATCGACCGATCTGGTGCTGGCATTTCTGCCGTTTGAAAAAGCGTTTTATGACCGATTTAATGTGCCTTGCCGCTTTATCGGCCACACGATGGCGGACGCCATGCCGCTGCAGCCGGATAAGCTGACTGCCCGTCAGACGTTAGAGATTGATGAAAATGCCCGCTGTCTGGCGCTGCTGCCGGGCAGTCGCGGAGCGGAAGTTGAGATGCTAAGCGCCGATTTCCTGAAAACGGCGCTGCTGCTGCGCGAAAAGTGGCCTGAGCTGGAAATTGTCGTGCCGCTGGTGAACGCTAAACGGCGCGAGCAGTTTGAGCGGATCAAAGCGGAAGTGGCACCGGATCTGCCGATGCATCTGCTTGATGGGCATGGCCGTGAGGCGATGGTCGCCAGTGATGCCGCACTGCTGGCGTCTGGTACTGCCGCGCTGGAGTGTATGCTGGCCAAGTGTCCGATGGTGGTGGGCTACCGCATGAAGCCGTTCACCTTCTGGCTGGCGGAACGGCTGGTGAAAACCGATTATGTCTCACTGCCGAACTTGCTGGCCGGTCGTGAGCTGGTGAAAGAGCTGTTGCAGAGCGAGTGTCAGCCGGCGTTGCTGGCGGCGGCGCTGGAACCGTTACTCTCCGGGGGGAAGGCGCGCGACGCACTGCTGGCGACCTTCCACGAATTGCACCATCAAATCCGCTGGAACGCGGATGAACAAGCGGCAGAAGCCGTGCTGGAGCTGGCAAATGTCTAA
- the dnaE gene encoding DNA polymerase III subunit alpha, which yields MAEPRFIHLRVHSDYSMIDGLAKTAPLVKKTAAIGMPAVAITDFTNLCGLVKFYGSAHSAGVKPIIGADFLVSSELMGDELSHITVLAANNTGYQNLTLLISRAYQRGYGAAGPVIDRDWLMELQEGLILLSGGRRGDVGKSLLRGNTALVAQCLAFYQQHFPNRYYLELIRTGRPDEESYLHAAVELAIAEGIPVVATNEVCFINAEDFDAHEIRVAIHDGFTLDDPKRPRNYSPQQYMRSEEEMCELFSDIPEALENSVEIAKRCNVTIRLGEYFLPQFPTGEMSTEDFLVMKSKEGLEERLEFLFPDPEVRVEKRPEYDDRLDIELKVINQMGFPGYFLIVMEFIQWSKDNGVPVGPGRGSGAGSLVAYALKITDLDPLEFDLLFERFLNPERVSMPDFDVDFCMEKRDLVIEHVADMYGRQAVSQIITFGTMAAKAVIRDVGRVLGHPYGFVDRISKLVPPDPGMTLEKAFLAEPQLPEIYEADEEVKALIDMARKLEGVTRNAGKHAGGVVIAPTKITDFAPLYCDENGNQPVTQFDKNDVEYAGLVKFDFLGLRTLTIIDWALKMINARREKQGEPPVDIAAIPMDDKKSFDMLQRSETTAVFQLESRGMKDLIKRLKPDCFEDMIALVALFRPGPLQSGMVDNFIDRKHGREAISYPDIQWQHESLKPVLEPTYGIILYQEQVMQIAQVLAGYSLGGADMLRRAMGKKNPVEMAKQRGGFEDGAKSRGIDGELSVKIFDLVEKFAGYGFNKSHSAAYALVSYQTLWLKAHYPAEFMAAVMTADMDNTEKVVSLVDECWRMGLKILPPDINSGQYHFHVNGDGEIVYGIGAIKGVGEGPIEAILEARNEGGYFRELFDLCARTDTKKLNRRVLEKLIMSGAFDRLGPHRAALMSALGDALKAADQHAKAEAIGQADMFGVLADAPEQVEKSYSDVTPWPEQIQLDGERETLGLYLTGHPINQYLKEIERYVGGSRLKDMHPTDRGKVTTAAGLVVAARVMVTKRGNRIGICTLDDRSGRLEVMLFTDALDKYQHMLEKDRILIVSGQVSFDDFSGGLKMTARELMDIDEAREKYARGLAISLTDRQIDDQLLNRLRQSLEPHRSGTIPVHLYYQREDARAKLRFGAAWRVSPNDRLLNDLRSLVGSEQVELEFD from the coding sequence ATGGCTGAACCACGTTTTATTCACCTGCGCGTTCACAGCGACTACTCCATGATCGATGGACTCGCCAAGACTGCCCCATTGGTGAAAAAAACGGCGGCTATCGGTATGCCAGCGGTCGCTATAACTGACTTCACCAACCTTTGCGGTCTGGTGAAATTTTATGGCAGTGCGCACAGCGCTGGCGTTAAGCCGATCATCGGCGCTGACTTCCTTGTCTCCAGCGAACTGATGGGCGATGAGCTGAGCCATATCACCGTGCTGGCGGCCAATAACACCGGTTATCAGAACCTGACGCTGCTGATCTCGCGCGCCTATCAGCGTGGCTATGGCGCGGCGGGACCAGTTATCGACCGTGACTGGCTGATGGAGCTGCAGGAAGGACTGATTCTGCTCTCCGGTGGACGGCGCGGCGATGTTGGCAAAAGCCTGCTGCGCGGCAACACTGCGCTGGTCGCGCAGTGCCTGGCGTTCTATCAGCAGCATTTCCCCAATCGCTACTATCTGGAGTTAATCCGTACCGGACGCCCGGATGAAGAGAGCTATCTGCACGCGGCGGTCGAGCTGGCGATTGCCGAAGGGATCCCGGTGGTGGCGACCAATGAAGTCTGCTTTATTAACGCCGAAGATTTCGACGCCCATGAAATACGTGTGGCGATCCACGACGGTTTTACCCTTGATGACCCCAAACGCCCACGTAACTACAGCCCTCAGCAATATATGCGCAGTGAAGAGGAGATGTGCGAGCTGTTCTCGGACATCCCGGAAGCACTGGAAAACAGCGTAGAGATTGCTAAGCGTTGTAACGTCACCATTCGCCTTGGCGAGTACTTCCTGCCGCAGTTCCCGACCGGTGAAATGAGTACCGAAGATTTCCTCGTCATGAAATCGAAAGAGGGACTGGAAGAGCGTCTGGAATTTCTGTTCCCGGACCCTGAAGTACGCGTGGAAAAACGCCCGGAGTATGATGACCGTCTCGATATCGAGCTGAAAGTTATCAACCAGATGGGCTTCCCCGGTTACTTCCTGATCGTTATGGAGTTTATCCAGTGGTCGAAGGATAACGGGGTGCCGGTCGGTCCCGGACGTGGTTCCGGTGCTGGTTCGCTGGTGGCCTATGCGCTGAAAATTACCGACCTCGATCCGCTGGAGTTTGACCTGCTGTTCGAACGCTTCCTGAATCCGGAACGTGTATCGATGCCCGACTTTGACGTCGACTTCTGCATGGAAAAACGTGATCTGGTGATCGAGCACGTAGCTGACATGTATGGCCGCCAGGCGGTATCACAGATTATTACCTTCGGTACGATGGCGGCGAAAGCGGTAATCCGCGACGTGGGTCGTGTACTGGGGCATCCTTACGGTTTTGTTGATCGCATCTCGAAACTGGTGCCGCCCGATCCGGGCATGACGCTGGAAAAAGCCTTCCTTGCTGAGCCGCAGCTGCCGGAAATCTATGAGGCGGATGAAGAGGTCAAAGCGCTGATCGATATGGCGCGTAAGCTGGAAGGTGTGACGCGCAACGCCGGTAAACACGCCGGTGGTGTGGTGATCGCGCCAACTAAAATTACCGATTTTGCACCGCTCTATTGCGATGAGAACGGCAACCAGCCGGTCACCCAGTTTGATAAGAACGACGTTGAGTATGCCGGGCTGGTGAAGTTTGACTTCCTTGGCCTGCGTACGCTGACAATTATCGACTGGGCGTTGAAAATGATTAACGCCCGACGTGAAAAGCAGGGCGAGCCGCCAGTCGATATCGCCGCCATCCCGATGGATGACAAAAAAAGCTTCGATATGTTGCAACGCTCGGAAACCACTGCGGTATTCCAGCTTGAATCACGCGGCATGAAAGATCTGATTAAGCGCCTGAAACCTGACTGCTTTGAGGATATGATCGCGCTGGTGGCGCTGTTCCGTCCGGGGCCGTTGCAGTCGGGGATGGTGGATAACTTTATCGACCGTAAGCATGGTCGTGAAGCGATCTCCTATCCGGATATCCAGTGGCAGCATGAGTCGCTGAAACCGGTACTGGAGCCAACCTACGGCATCATCCTCTATCAGGAACAGGTGATGCAGATCGCCCAGGTGCTGGCCGGTTACAGCCTTGGCGGCGCGGATATGCTGCGTCGAGCGATGGGTAAAAAGAACCCGGTCGAGATGGCCAAGCAGCGCGGCGGTTTTGAAGATGGCGCCAAATCGCGCGGTATCGATGGCGAGCTGTCGGTAAAAATCTTTGACCTGGTGGAGAAATTCGCCGGTTACGGCTTTAACAAATCGCACTCCGCGGCCTATGCGCTGGTCTCGTACCAGACACTGTGGTTAAAAGCGCACTATCCGGCCGAGTTTATGGCGGCAGTAATGACCGCTGATATGGATAACACCGAGAAAGTGGTGTCGCTGGTGGATGAGTGCTGGCGCATGGGATTAAAAATCCTGCCGCCGGATATTAACTCCGGGCAGTATCACTTCCATGTGAACGGTGACGGTGAGATCGTGTACGGTATCGGCGCAATTAAAGGTGTCGGTGAAGGCCCGATTGAGGCGATTCTCGAAGCGCGTAACGAAGGTGGCTATTTCCGTGAGCTGTTTGACCTCTGCGCGCGCACCGATACCAAAAAGCTTAATCGCCGGGTGCTGGAAAAACTGATTATGTCCGGGGCGTTTGATCGCCTTGGACCGCACCGCGCTGCGCTGATGAGCGCCCTTGGCGACGCGCTGAAGGCCGCCGATCAACATGCCAAAGCCGAGGCGATCGGCCAGGCCGATATGTTTGGCGTCCTGGCGGACGCGCCGGAACAGGTTGAGAAATCCTATTCTGATGTCACGCCGTGGCCGGAACAAATTCAGCTGGACGGTGAGCGTGAAACCCTCGGGTTATATCTTACCGGCCATCCGATTAATCAGTACCTGAAAGAAATTGAGCGCTATGTTGGTGGATCGCGCCTGAAAGACATGCACCCGACCGATCGTGGTAAAGTTACCACGGCAGCCGGTCTGGTGGTGGCGGCCCGCGTAATGGTAACAAAACGCGGTAACCGTATTGGCATCTGCACGCTGGATGACCGTTCTGGCCGTCTGGAAGTGATGTTGTTCACAGATGCGTTAGATAAATACCAGCATATGCTGGAGAAAGACCGTATCCTGATCGTCAGCGGACAGGTCAGCTTTGATGACTTCAGTGGTGGCCTTAAGATGACCGCCCGCGAACTGATGGACATTGATGAAGCTCGCGAAAAATATGCGCGCGGGCTTGCTATCTCGCTGACGGACAGGCAAATTGATGACCAGCTTTTGAACCGTCTCCGTCAATCCCTGGAACCCCATCGTTCGGGAACCATTCCGGTGCATCTCTATTATCAGAGAGAAGATGCGCGGGCGAAGTTGCGCTTCGGCGCAGCATGGCGCGTGTCGCCCAACGATCGTTTACTTAACGATCTACGTTCGTTGGTAGGATCGGAGCAGGTGGAACTGGAGTTTGACTAA
- the skp gene encoding molecular chaperone Skp: protein MKKLLCAAGLSLALAVSAGAQAADKIAVVNVSSIFQQLPQRATVAKQLENEFKGRASELQNQERDLQTKMQRLQRDGSTMKASERSRMEKDIMAQREAFSTKAQAFEQDNRRRQSEERNKILSRIQDAVKKVADDEGYDVVIDANAVAYASNSKDITADVLKQVK from the coding sequence TATGTGCCGCAGGTCTGAGTCTTGCTTTAGCTGTTTCAGCTGGCGCCCAGGCTGCTGACAAAATTGCAGTGGTAAACGTTTCCAGCATTTTCCAACAGTTACCGCAGCGTGCGACAGTTGCGAAGCAGCTTGAAAATGAATTCAAAGGCCGCGCAAGCGAGCTGCAGAACCAGGAACGCGATCTGCAAACTAAAATGCAGCGTCTGCAGCGCGACGGTTCAACCATGAAGGCGAGCGAGCGCAGCCGCATGGAAAAAGACATCATGGCGCAGCGTGAAGCGTTCTCGACTAAAGCGCAGGCTTTTGAGCAGGACAACCGTCGTCGTCAGAGCGAAGAGCGTAATAAAATCCTGAGCCGTATTCAGGACGCTGTGAAGAAAGTGGCTGACGATGAAGGTTACGACGTCGTTATCGATGCAAACGCAGTTGCTTATGCATCTAACTCTAAAGACATCACTGCTGATGTACTGAAACAGGTTAAATAA
- the lpxA gene encoding acyl-ACP--UDP-N-acetylglucosamine O-acyltransferase, which translates to MIDQTAVIHPSSIVEEGAIIGARVHIGPFCFIGANVEIGEGTVLKSHVVVNGHTRIGKDNEIYQFSSIGEVNQDLKYAGEPTRVEIGDRNRIRESVTIHRGTAQGGDVTKIGSDNLLMINAHIAHDCVIGNRCIFANNATLGGHVTVDDFAIIGGMTAVHQFCTIGAHVMVGGCSGVAQDVPPYVIAQGNHATPFGINIEGLKRRGFSKEALHAIRNAYKLLYRSGRTLDEVKPEIEAIARQHPEVQPFYDFFTRSTRGLIR; encoded by the coding sequence GTGATAGACCAAACCGCCGTAATCCATCCGAGTTCAATTGTTGAAGAGGGCGCCATTATTGGCGCTCGCGTCCATATTGGCCCATTTTGCTTTATTGGCGCTAACGTTGAAATTGGTGAAGGTACCGTACTGAAGTCCCATGTGGTGGTGAATGGCCACACGCGCATTGGTAAGGATAATGAGATTTATCAGTTCTCTTCGATTGGTGAAGTGAATCAGGATCTCAAATATGCCGGTGAACCTACGCGCGTGGAAATTGGCGATCGCAACCGCATTCGCGAAAGTGTGACTATCCATCGTGGCACCGCGCAGGGCGGCGACGTGACGAAAATTGGCAGTGATAACCTGCTGATGATTAACGCACATATCGCCCATGACTGCGTGATTGGCAACCGCTGTATTTTTGCCAATAACGCTACGCTTGGCGGCCATGTTACTGTTGATGACTTTGCCATTATTGGTGGCATGACGGCGGTGCATCAGTTCTGCACCATCGGCGCGCATGTGATGGTCGGCGGTTGTTCGGGCGTTGCTCAGGATGTTCCACCTTATGTTATTGCGCAGGGCAACCACGCAACGCCATTTGGCATCAACATCGAAGGGCTGAAACGTCGCGGCTTCAGCAAAGAAGCACTGCATGCGATTCGCAATGCTTATAAGTTGCTGTACCGCAGTGGCCGTACGCTGGATGAAGTGAAGCCTGAGATTGAAGCTATCGCCCGGCAACATCCTGAGGTGCAGCCATTCTACGATTTCTTTACGCGTTCAACGCGAGGTCTGATTCGTTAA